The Oncorhynchus nerka isolate Pitt River linkage group LG15, Oner_Uvic_2.0, whole genome shotgun sequence genome contains the following window.
cacctgtctatagggaacactactgacacatgtctagatgtgtatagggaacactactgacatctgtctagatgtctatagggaacactactgacacctgtctagatttCTATAGGGAACAccactgacacctgtctagatgtctatagggaacactactgacacctgtctatagggaacactactgatacctgtctatagggaacactactgacatgcgtctagatgtctatagggaacactactgacacctgtctagatgtctatagggaacactactgacacctgtatTGATGTCTATAggtaacactactgacacctgtctatagagaacactactgacacctgtctagctgtctagctgtctatagggaacactactgacacctgtctagctgtctatagggaacactgacacctgggttggagcgagcggtcgcatctgcactcggtccgcaggtagtattacatttcattacatttcattatagtacaacggtttgatttgtctaatcttagcaatttcttcttagctagctacatagccgtctttgtaccatagataattgcgtaattatcgtatttcgtcgtcctaacgcagtctacactgccctgcagctagccagctagctaacgtccaccgttagctagtccaccgtctaccgattagcagcacaactattacactcaactgaacgacttgattagtgtagtgttagctagctacatagttgtctttgctgtcttcgtatccaagataattgtgtagtttagagtgtgtagttttatgtcgtccttaacataggagactctgctagctagccaacagctagccaacgtctaccgaacagaacttctgcactcaacaatccggtcgcatttcgcttcgctccacaggtagtatcacatttttcatttcatttcattacagtacaacggcttgatttgtttgatcgtagctagctacatagctagctacatagccgtctttgtatcaaagataattgtgtagtctagagcgatttcctaggttagctagccagctattgtcgttcttttaacgcaacgtaacgtaatcaacactgctagctagccagctagccccgaatagcagcacagtagaaactattacactcaacggaacgacttgattagtgtagtgtcaacaacgcagccaatgccagctagcctacatagtcaacaacgcagcctctgccagctagcctacttcagcagtactgtatcattttaatcattttagtcaataagattcttgctacgtaagcttaacttcctgaacactcgagacgtgtagtccacttgtcattccaatctcctttgcattagcgtagcctcttgtgtagcctgtcaactatgtgtctgtctatccctgttctctcctctctgcacagaccatacaaacgctccacaccgcgtggccgcggccaccctaatctggtggtcccagcgcgcacgacccacgtggagttccaggtctccggtagcctctggaactgccgatctgcggccaacaaggcagagttcatctcagcctatgtctccctccagtccctcgacttcttggcactgacggaaacatggatcaccacagacaacactgctactcctactgctctctcttcgtctgcccacgtgttctcgcacaccctgagagcttctggtcagcggggtggtggcaccgggatcctcatctctcccaagtggtcattctctctttctccccttacccatctgtctatcgcctcctttgaattccatgctgtcacagttaccagccctttcaagcttaacatccttatcatttatcgccctccaggttccctcggagagttcatcaatgagcttgatgccttgataagctcctttcctgaggacggctcacctctcacagttctgggcgactttaacctccccacgcctacctttgactcattcctctctgcctccttctttccactcctctcctcttttgacctcaccctctcaccttccccctactcacaaggcaggaaatacgctcgacctcatctttactagatgctgttcttccactaacctcgttgcaactcccctccaagtctccgaccactaccttgtatccttttccctctcgctctcatccaacacttcccacactgcccctactcggatggtatcgcgccgtcccaaccttcgctctctctccccgctactctctcctcttccatcctatcatctcttccctctgctcaaaccttctccaacctatctcctgattctgcctcctcaaccctcctctcctccctttctgcatcctttgactctctatgtcccctatcctccaggccggctcggtcctcccctcccgctccgtggctcgacgactcattgcgagctcacagaacagggctccgggcagccgagcggaaatggaggaaaactcgcctccctgcggacctgacatcttttcactccctcctctctacattttcctcttctctctctgctgctaaagccactttctaccactctaaattccaagcatctgcctctaaccctaggaagctctatgcaaccttctcctccctcctgaatcctcctccccctccccccctcctccctctctgcagatgacttcgtcaaccattttgaaaagaaggtcgacgacatccgatcctcgtttgctaagtcaaacgacaccgctggttctgctcacactgccctaccctgtgctctgacctctttctccctctctctccagatgaaatcttgcgtcttgtgacggccggccgcccaacaacctgcccgcttgaccctatcccctcctctcttctccagaccatttccggagaccttctcccttacctcacctcgctcatcaactcatccctgaccgctggctacgtcccctccgtcttcaagagagcgagagttgcaccccttctgaaaaaacctacactcgatccctccgatgtcaacaactacagaccagtatcccttctttcttttctctccaaaactcttgaacgtgccgtccttggccagctctcccgctatctctctcagaatgaccttcttgatccaaatcagtcaggtttcaagactagtcattcaactgagactgctcttctctgtatcacggaggcgctccgcactgctaaagctaactctctctcctctgctctcatccttctagacctatcggctgccttcgatactgtgaaccatcagatcctcctctccaccctctccgagttgggcatctccggcgcgcccacgcttggattgcgtcctacctgacaggtcgctcctaccaggtggcgtggcgagaatccgtctccacaccacgtgctctcaccactggtgtccccagggctctgttctaggccctctcctattctcgctatacaccaagtcacttggctctgtcataacctcacatggtctctcctatcattgctatgcagacgacacacaattaatcttctcctttcccccttctgatgaccaggtggcgaatcgcatctctgcatgtctggcagacatatccgtgtggatgacggatcaccacctcaagctgaacctcggcaagacggagctgctcttcctcccgggaaggactgcccgttccatgatctcgccatcacggttgacaactccattgtgtcctcctcccagagcgctaagaaccttggcgtgatcctggacaacaccctgtcgttctcaactaacatcaaggcggtggcccgttcctgtaggttcatgctctacaacatccgcagagtacgaccctgcctcacacaggaagcggcgcaggtcctaatccaggcacttgtcatctcccgtctggattactgcaactcgctgttggctgggctccctgcctgtgccattaaaccctacaactcatccagaacgccgcagcccgtctggtgttcaaccttcccaagttctctcacgtcaccccactcctccgctccctccactggcttccagttgaagctcgcatccgctacaagaccatggtgcttgcctacggagctgtgaggggaacggcacctcagtacctccaggctctgatcaggccctacacccaaacaagggcactgcgttcatccacctctggcctgctcgcctccctaccactgaggaagtacagttcccgctcagcccagtcaaaactgttcgctgctctggccccccaatggtggaacaaactccctcacgacgccaggacagcggagtcaatcaccaccttccggagacacctgaaaccccacctctttaaggaatacctaggataggataaagtaatccctctcaccccccctcccccttaaaagatttagatgcaatactgttccactggatgtcataaggtgaatgcaccaatttgtaagtcgctctggataagagcgtctgctaaatgacgtaaatgtaaatgtaatgtaaaacactactgacacctgtctagctgtctatagggaacactactgacacctgtctagctgtctatagggaacactactgacatgcgtctagatgtctatagggaacactactgacacctgtctagatgtctatagggaacactattGACAGCTGTCAagatgtctatagggaacactactgacagcTGTCAagatgtctatagggaacactactgatacctgtctatagggaacactactgatacctgtctatagggaacactactgatacctgtctatagggaacactactgatacctgtctatagggaacactactgatacctgtctatagggaacactactgacacctgtctagatatctagatgttttcactttgtcattagggGTGTTTTGTGTAGAAGGgtgatattttatttatttatttaatacatgtttaattcaggctgtaacacaacaaaatgtggaaaatgtcaaggggtataaatgctttcatttacatttacatttaagtcatttagcagacgctcttatccagagcgacttacaaattggtgcgttcaccttaagacatccagtggaacagccactttacaatagtgcatctaaatcttttaaggggggtgagaaggattactttatcctatcctaggtattccttaaagaggtggggtttcaggtgtctccggaaggtggtgattgactccgctgtcctggcgtcgtgagggagtttgttccaccattggggggccagagcagcgaacagttttgactgggctgagcgggaactgtacttcctcagtggtagggaggcgagcaggccagaggtggatgaacgcagtgcccttgtttgggtgtagggcctgatcagagcctggaggtactgaggtgccgttcccctcacagctccgtaggcaagcaccatggtcttgtagcggatgcgagcttcaactggaagccagtggagagagcggaggagcggggtgacgtgagagaacttgggaaggttgaacaccagacgggctgcggcgttctggatgagttgtaggggtttaatggcacaggcagggagcccagccaacagcgagttgcagtaatccagacgggagatgacaagtgcctggattaggacctgcgccgcttcctgtgtgaggcagggtcgtactctgcggatgttgtagagcatgaacctacaagaacgggccaccgccttgatgttagttgagaacgacagggtgttgtccaggatcacgccaaggttcttagcgctctgggaggaggacacaatggagttgtcaaccgtgatggcgagatcatggaacgggcagtccttccccgggacgaagagcagctccgtcttgctgaggttcagcttgaggtggtgatccgtcatccacactgatatgtctgccagacatgcagagatgcgattcgccccctggtctttctgaaggcactgtaccatTAACCCACTGCATATTAAGATGTAAACCAGCAAAATCACGACCCTCAATTGCCCACACTGAGTGAAGGTTTAATGCAATAAGGAAGTTGGTTAAGGAAAAATATGTGACTTATTTCATAGTATTTCCCTGCTTAGTCAgccatatctgtgtgtgtgcgtgcatgtgtgtgtgcatgtgtgtgtgtgatctgattCTCTGTTGTAATTCATCAGCTCTGAATGTGCAGCTTCCATTACAGAGCAAAAAGGGCTCCTTCTTTAAGACTCGCACTCATGGGTGGCCATGCCCCAATGCCCCCATGCCCCAATGCCCCCATGCCCCAATGCCCCCAATGCCCCCATGCCCCCATGCCCCCATGCCCCCATGCCCCCATGCCCCAATGCCCCCATGCCCCCATGCCCCAATGCCCCCATGCCCCCATGCCCCCATGCCCCAATGCCCCCATGCCCCCATGCCCCAATgcccccatgccccatgcccccatgccccatgccccatgcccccATGCCCCCATgcccccatgccccatgcccccatgccccatgccccatgcccccatgcccccatgccccatgccccatgcccccccatgccccatgcccccatgccccatgcccccatgccccatgcccccatgccccatgcccccATGCCCCAATGCCCCCATGCCCCCATgcccccatgccccatgcccccatgccccatgccccatgcccccatgccccatgccccatgcccccatgccccatgcccccatgccccatgcccccatgccccatgccccatgccccatgcccccATGCCCCCATgcccccatgccccatgccccatgccccatgccccatgcccccatgccccatgcccccatgccccatgccccatgccccatgccccatgcccccatgccccatgccccatgcccccatgccccatgcccccATGCCCCCATGCCCCAATGCCCCCAATGCCCCCAATGCCCCCATGCCCCAATGCCCCATgcccccatgccccatgccccatgcccccatgccccatgccccatgccccatgccccatgccccatgccccatgcccccatgccccatgccccatgcccccatgccccatgccccatgcccatGCCCCCATGCCCCCAATGCCCCCATGCCCCAATGCCCCCAATGCCCCCAATGCCCCATGCCCCAATGCCCCCATGCCCCAATGCCCCCAATGCCCCCAATgcccccatgccccatgccccatgcccccATGCCCCCAATGCCCCCAATGCCCCCATGCCCCCATGCCCCAATGCCCCCAATgcccccatgccccatgcccccatgccccatgcccccATGCCCCCAATGCCCCCATGCCCCAATGCCCCAATGCCCCCATGCCCCAATGCCCCATGCCCCAATGCCCCCAATGCCCCCATGCCCCCAATGCCCCCATGCCCCCATgcccccatgccccatgcccccAATGCCCCCATGCCCCAATGCCCCCAATGCCCCCAATGCCCCCATGCCCCAATGCCCCCATGCCCCAATGCCCCCAATGCCCCCATGCCCCAATGCCCCCAATGCCCCCAATGCCCCCATGCCCCCATGCCCCCAATGCCCCCAATGCCCCCATGCCCCCAATGCCCCCATGCCCCCAATGCCCCAATGCCCCCATGCCCCCATGCCCCCATGCCCCCATGCCCCCATGCACGCCCCCATGCCCCCAATGCCCCCAATGCCCCCAATGCccccccatgccccatgccccatgcccccatgccccatgcccccAATGCCCCCCAATGCCCCATGCCCCCAATGCCCCCATGCCCCCAATGCCCCATGCCCCCAATGCCCCCATGCccccaatgcccccatgcaccCAATGCCCCCATGCCCCCAATGcccccattacatttacatttaagtcatttagcagacgctcttatgccCCCAatgccccatgccccatgcccccATGCCCCCAATGCCCCCAATGCCCCCATGCCCCCAATGCCCCCATGCCCCCAATGCCCCCAATGCCCCAATGCCCCATGCCCCCAATGCCCCCATGCCCCCATGCCCCCAATGCCCCCAATGCCCCCATGCCCCCATACCCACCCAACCAGCCCAGGAGGTAATTTACTCTAAAAACCCTGCAACGCTCCcacaccatttaaaaaaaaataaaaaaatagggaACACAaaaatcatgtgtgtgtgtgtgtgtgtgtgtgtgtgtgtgtgtgtgtgtgtatgtacgtgcGCGTGGGTGCACTTGCGCATTCCAAGAGAGAGACCTTTGCCAGGCCCAGAGCCACAGCTGAACGCCGGCAGAGGAGCGTGTGTGTACCGTAACCCAAGGTAATGGTGTGTttctgtgagcatgtgtgtgcagTAACCCAAGGCAATGGTGTGTTTCTGTGAGCATGTGTGTACAGTAACCCAAGGTAATGATATGTTTCTGTGAGCGTGGGTGTACAGTAGCCCAAGGTAATGGTGtgtttctgtgagcttgtgtgtacAGTAACCCAAGGCAATGGTGTGTTTCTGTGAGCATGTGTTTGCAGTAACCCAAGGCAATGGTGTGTTTCTGTGAGCATGTGTGTACAGTAACCCAAGGTAATGATATGTTTCTGTGAGCATGGGTGTACAGTAGCCCAAGGTAATGGTGtgtttctgtgagcttgtgtgtacAGTAACCCAAGGTAATGGTGTGTTTCTGTGAGCGTGGGTGTACAGTAACCCAAGGTAATGGTGTGTTTCTGTGAGCGTGGGTGTACAGTAACCCAAGGTaatggtgtgtgtttctgtgagcttgtgtgtacAGTAACCCAAGGTaatggtgtgtgtttctgtgagcGTGGGTGTACAGTAGCCCAAGGCAATGGTGtgtttctgtgagcttgtgtgtacAGTAACCCAAGGTAATGGTGtgtttctgtgagcttgtgtgtacAGTAACCCAAGGTAATGGTGtgtttctgtgagcttgtgtgtacAGTAACCCAAGGTaatggtgtgtgtttctgtgagcttgtgtgtacAGTAACCCAAGGTaatggtgtgtgtttctgtgagcGTGGGTGTACAGTAGCCCAAGGCAATGGTGtgtttctgtgagcttgtgtgtacAGTAACCCAAGGTAATGGTGtgtttctgtgagcttgtgtgtacAGTAACCCAAGGTAATGGTGtgtttctgtgagcttgtgtgtacAGTAACCCAAGGTAATGGTGtgcttctgtgagcttgtgtgtacAGTAACCCAAGGTAATGGTGtgtttctgtgagcttgtgtgtacAGTAACCCAAGGTAATGGTGTGTTTCTGTGAGCGTGGGTGTACAGTAACCCAAGGTAATGGTGtgtttctgtgagcttgtgtgtacAGTAACCCAAGGTAATGGTGtgtttctgtgagcttgtgtgtacAGTAACCCAAGGTAATGGTGtgtttctgtgagcttgtgtgtacAGTAACCCAAGGTAATGGTGtgtttctgtgagcttgtgtgtacAGTAACCCAAGGTAATGGTGtgtttctgtgagcttgtgtgtacagtatgtctaCCTCCATGCTTACGTGCACATGTGCATGCGTGCGTACCTACATGTGTCAGACCATGCCACTGATATCTATgatgagtgtgtcagtgtagggGCTCAGGGTTGACTTTGGACTGGATGAGAGTCAGTGATGTCTTGTTCTGTGTGGGTTGCTCAGCCAGAGCCTTCACTCCTCCTGGCCTATTTTAAGAGCCACTACAGGGCAGGCAGGAGGCCCATGGAGAACTCTATCTCTGCTCAAGATATTCACT
Protein-coding sequences here:
- the LOC135559842 gene encoding uncharacterized protein LOC135559842 gives rise to the protein MGGHAPMPPCPNAPMPQCPQCPHAPMPPCPHAPMPQCPHAPMPQCPHAPMPPCPNAPMPPCPNAPMPHAPMPHAPCPHAPMPPCPMPPCPMPHAPMPPCPMPHAPPCPMPPCPMPPCPMPPCPMPPCPNAPMPPCPHAPCPHAPCPMPPCPMPHAPMPHAPMPHAPMPHAPCPMPPCPHAPMPHAPCPMPHAPMPHAPMPHAPCPMPHAPMPHAPCPHAPCPHAPMPQCPQCPQCPHAPMPHAPMPHAPCPHAPCPMPHAPCPMPHAPMPHAPCPHAPCPMPMPPCPQCPHAPMPPMPPMPHAPMPPCPNAPNAPNAPMPHAPCPHAPNAPNAPMPPCPNAPNAPMPHAPMPHAPMPPMPPCPNAPMPPCPNAPCPNAPNAPMPPMPPCPHAPMPHAPNAPMPQCPQCPQCPHAPMPPCPNAPNAPMPQCPQCPQCPHAPMPPMPPMPPCPQCPHAPNAPMPPCPHAPMPPCPHARPHAPNAPNAPNAPPCPMPHAPMPHAPNAPQCPMPPMPPCPQCPMPPMPPCPQCPHAPNAPMPPMPPLHLHLSHLADALMPPMPHAPCPHAPNAPNAPMPPMPPCPQCPQCPNAPCPQCPHAPMPPMPPMPPCPHTHPTSPGGNLL